In the Hordeum vulgare subsp. vulgare chromosome 7H, MorexV3_pseudomolecules_assembly, whole genome shotgun sequence genome, one interval contains:
- the LOC123411621 gene encoding zinc finger protein CONSTANS-LIKE 14-like — protein sequence MKDGGARQHWPCDYCGEAAAALHCRADAARLCVACDRHVHAANALSRKHVRAPLCAGCAARPAAARVAAGGGEPAFLCVDCDGGCEGAARVPVEGFAGCPAAAELAASWGVDLLPGGGGAAAFGCGLGTGAGQEDEDAFFFSSLDYSMLVDPEMRDLYVPCNPPEVAVSAGGGRPLKGEALCDQLAEMARRETDTSQPQGYSDLSPRTPRRSSAGSSGRLPDKQPPPPLPPAPEVPCPYTSLLMMPSAHCAELVGNDRLPDDDEEQLRWEFAPPSSVPPTQIWDFNLGRSRNHNEKSAHEVGFGSNNGGFMIKSYSDMLKEISCGTTKDLEDIYDSGYGAAAEDIMSTNICQVPSKNVSTASNKRMKVSSCTSTMDGPTTSGSNVPASGTLASSSHDRGAAPTREISFGDQTIVPTGAERPTTRIDSETLALNRDSAMQRYKEKRKNRRYEKHIRYESRKLRADTRKRVKGRFVKSNEALNAGSNGG from the exons ATGAAGGACGGAGGGGCGAGGCAGCACTGGCCGTGCGACTActgcggggaggcggcggcggcgctgcacTGCCGCGCGGACGCGGCGCGGCTCTGCGTGGCGTGCGACCGCCACGTGCACGCCGCCAACGCGCTCTCCCGGAAGCACGTGCGCGCGCCGCTCTGCGCCGGGTGCGCGGCCCGCCCGGCCGCGGCGCGCGTGGCGGCTGGGGGAGGCGAGCCGGCGTTCCTCTGCGTGGACTGCGACGGCGGGTGCGAAGGCGCGGCGCGCGTGCCCGTGGAGGGGTTCGCGGGCTGCCCCGCGGCGGCCGAGCTCGCCGCGTCGTGGGGCGTCGACCTCCTCCCTGGCGGCGGTGGCGCCGCCGCGTTCGGTTGCGGCCTCGGCACTGGCGCCGGCCAGGAGGATGAGgacgccttcttcttctcgtccttggACTACTCCATGCTGGTTGACCCCGAGATGCGCGACCTCTACGTGCCCTGCAACCCGCCGGAGGTGGCTGTCTCGGCAGGCGGCGGTCGGCCCCTCAAGGGGGAAGCGCTGTGCGACCAGCTCGCGGAGATGGCGCGGCGAGAGACGGACACGTCGCAGCCGCAGGGGTACTCGGATCTGAGCCCCAGGACTCCTCGCCGGTCCTCCGCCGGGTCTAGCGGGCGCTTGCCTGACAAGCAGCCTCCCCCGCCGCTGCCTCCTGCTCCAGAGGTGCCGTGTCCGTACACGTCCCTGCTGATGATGCCGTCAGCCCACTGCGCCGAGCTTGTCGGCAACGACCGGCTCCCTGATGACGACGAAGAACAACTTCGATGGGAGTTCGCCCCACCCTCATCAGTGCCACCCACCCAG ATATGGGATTTCAATTTAGGAAGATCAAGGAACCACAATGAAAAATCTGCACATGAAGTTGGATTTGGTTCAAACAATGGAGGCTTTATGATCAAGAGTTACAGTGACATGCTCAAGGAAATTTCTTGTGGGACAACGAAAGATCTGGAAGATATTTACGACTCAGGATACGGTGCAGCTGCTGAAGATATCATGTCAACAAATATCTGCCAGGTGCCATCCAAAAAT GTTAGCACAGCGAGCAACAAGCGAATGAAGGTTAGCTCATGCACCTCCACAATGGATGGCCCAACAACCTCTGGGAGCAACGTGCCTGCTTCAGGGACCTTGGCGAGCTCTTCCCATGACAGAGGAGCAGCTCCCACTAGGGAGATCTCCTTTGGTGATCAAACAATCGTCCCGACTGGAGCTGAGAGGCCTACCACAAGGATCGACAGTGAGACTCTCGCCCTAAACAGGGATAGCGCGATGCAGCGGTACAAAGAGAAGAGGAAGAATCGCAG GTACGAGAAGCACATCCGGTATGAGTCCCGGAAGCTGAGGGCGGATACCCGGAAGCGCGTGAAAGGCCGTTTTGTCAAGTCGAATGAAGCGCTCAATGCCGGCAGCAATGGCGGATGA
- the LOC123408634 gene encoding CASP-like protein UU-1, translating into MVELESQNAATMKVASGKHVTATVALRVGAAVASLAAAVLVVTNRQERWGVEVNFTMFEVWVAFVATNFFCTAYSLLTAIFVKKLIGKRWLHTVDQLVVNLQTAATAGAGAIGSVAMWGNKTSGWYAVCRLYRRYCDVGAVALALSFAAFLSLGFACALSRYPRTPARH; encoded by the exons ATGGTGGAACTGGAGTCGCAGAACGCGGCGACAATGAAGGTGGCCTCGGGGAAGCACGTAACGGCCACCGTGGCGCTGCGTGTCGGGGCCGCCGTCGCGTCGCTGGCCGCCGCCGTCCTCGTCGTCACCAACCGGCAGGAACGCTGGGGCGTGGAAGTAAACTTCACCATGTTCGAAGTCTGGGT GGCATTCGTGGCGACCAACTTCTTCTGCACGGCATACTCGCTGCTCACGGCGATCTTTGTCAAGAAGCTCATCGGCAAGCGCTGGCTGCACACCGTTGACCAG CTGGTGGTGAACCTGCAGACGGCGGCAACGGCGGGCGCAGGGGCGATCGGGTCGGTGGCCATGTGGGGGAACAAGACCAGCGGGTGGTACGCGGTGTGCCGCCTCTACCGGAGGTACTGCGACGTCGGCGCCGTCGCGCTCGCGCTCTCCTTCGCCGCCTTCCTCTCTCTCGGATTTGCCTGCGCACTCTCCCGTTACCCCAGGACGCCGGCCAGACACTGA